In Candidatus Polarisedimenticolaceae bacterium, the genomic stretch CGGACAGGGCCTGGATCAACTCGGTCTTCGTCATCGAAACATCCTCCAAAGGTGGGAAAACACGAACCGCAGTATGCACTTTTGCTAGAAAAAATCAATACAAAAACGATCTCCGTCGTGCGTCGACCGCGCGCGCGACCTCGGACGCCGTTCCGGATGACGCATCGACATGAACGTCGGCGAGCGCGTAAGCGGCGCGGCGGCGCTCGAAGAACGCGCGGCGATCGAGCGCATCCGCGAGCGCCAGGAGAGGACGGGACGACGGATCGTCGACGCGCGCCCGCGCCACCTCGAGCGGGAGATCGAGCCAGCACGAGACGCCGTTCGCGCGGATGAACGCGCGATGCGGAGCGCCGAGGAAGAGTCCGCCGCCGGTCGCGACGACGAGCCTGCTGCGACCTTCGAGCGAGAGGAGCGCGCGCCATTCCGCCTCGCGGAACGCGCCTTCGCCCTCGGTGCGGAAGATCGTCTCGATCGTCGTTCCGCGCTCGCGCTCGACGATCGCGTCGGTGTCGGCGAACTCCCAGCCGAGATCGTGAGCGAGCGCGCGTCCCACCGTCGACTTCCCCGCCGCCATGAATCCCACGAGGTAGATCGCGCGATCACTCATGCGCAGGGCCACGCTCCCCCGCAGCGACCGCGACGTCGAGCGTGTTCTCGTCCGGCGTCCGCGGGCACTGGAAACGCTCGGGCTCGCCGTACGCGCACGACGGGTCGTACGCACGATTGAAGTCGAGCGTGTACGGCCCGCCCTCGTCCCCTTCGAGATCGACGTAGCGTCCCGCGGCGTACGTTTCCTTGCCGCTCGTCACGTC encodes the following:
- a CDS encoding shikimate kinase, whose translation is MSDRAIYLVGFMAAGKSTVGRALAHDLGWEFADTDAIVERERGTTIETIFRTEGEGAFREAEWRALLSLEGRSRLVVATGGGLFLGAPHRAFIRANGVSCWLDLPLEVARARVDDPSSRPLLALADALDRRAFFERRRAAYALADVHVDASSGTASEVARAVDARRRSFLY